The DNA region CAAACCGGAGCCGACCGCGCCGCCGCCGCCGCCCGATCCGGCACCGGTGTCAGAGAAGCCGGAAGAACTCGCCATGTGCCTGCGGGACCTGAAGGCCATAGGCGCCGATTTCACCGAAGATGCGATGATCGACGACGAGACGGGCTGCGGCATCGCTCACCCCGTTACCGTCCGCCGGATCCTGCCTTCGGTCACGCTGGAGCCGGAAGCCACCATTCGATGCGAGACGGCGCTGAGCCTCGCCCGCATGACCCGCGACATGCTGATCCCGGCCGCCGCCCGCGCCTTCCCCGACCGACCTGCTCTCTCCGGCATTTCCCAGGCCTCCGGCTATGTCTGCCGCAACCGCAACAGCGCCGAAACCGGCAAGATTTCCGAGCATGCCCATGGCAACGCCATCGACATCGCCGCCCTGCGCTTCAGCAAGGAAAGCGTGCCGCTGATGATCGCGAAACAGGACGACGGCACGGCAGAGGCTGCATTTCAGCGGGCGCTCAACGCCATCGCCTGTCTCTATTTCACCACCGTCCTCTCACCCGGCAGCGATGCGGCCCACCAGGACCACCTGCATCTGGACGTGATCGAGCGGAAGAGCGGGTTCCGCTATTGCCGCTGAACGAAAGACGGCGGCGCCCCGGATGGGACGCCGCCGCAGGCGGTGGAAGGGGCTGTGGGGGTTAGAATTTCTGAGAAATCGCAACCTTGAAGTAACGTCCGGCTTCCGAATAGATGTCGGAGGCGTTAGACACGTTCTTGACTTCGAGCGCATCGAAATACTTCTTGTCGAAGAGGTTGTAGACCCCTGCCTGGACGCGGAGCCCCTTAAACTGTTCAGGCTCCCACCATCCTGTCAGGTTCACAACTCCGTATCCGTCCGGCTTGGTCAGCGCAGCCGAGTCGTCCGGGACGGCGCTGGCCGCAACCAGGCTGACATCGGTTCCCCAGGCTTCCTGTTCATAACCGAACCCGACAATGGCCTTGAGCGGCGGGACGGATGCGAGCAGTTCGTCGCTGTCCAGATCGGTCCCGCGGGCATAGGCCAGCGAGCCATGCAGGTTGAAGCCATTCGCGAAGGTCTTGTGCGCTTCCAGCTCGACACCGCTGATCCGGACATTGTCGCGGTTGATGAACTGATAGGTGCCGAGGGCGTATCCCGATGTGGCGATGATATCAGATGTATCGATAAAGTTGTTGTACCGGGTGCTGAAGGCGCTGACGCGTCCACCAAAATCGTCTTCCCCGAGATTGGCACCGACGTCAAAGCCCCAGCTGGTTTCCGGCTTCAGGTCCGGATTGCCGATCGAACGATAGAGCGGCGCATTGTCGTAGTCGACATAGAGCTGGTAGGCGTTCGGAGCCTTAAAGGCCGTAACGAACTGTGCGTAGAGCTCGATGTCCGGCTTCACCTGCCACGCCGCACGAAGCTTTGGCGAGAAACGTGTGCCGCTCTGCCCTTCGGGCATATCTCCTTCAAAGGTATCGGTGGATTGCGGGTCTTCCTTGTACCAGTCAAAACGAAGGCCGGGTGTCACGGAAACCGCGCTATTGCCAAGGGTGATCTTGTCTTCGGCATAGGCGCCGAACCTGTAGGAATTCACGTCCGGCGAGTAGGACTGGTTGGTGTGGTAATAGGCGCAGCCGGGAACCCAGGTGACAGAGCAACTGTCGACACCGGACAGGTAGTAGCTGCTCTGTGTGAACCGGAAATCGGCTCCGAAGGTCAGTTGGTGGTTGAGGCTGCCCGTCGCAAAATCCGAATTGGCGTAGCCTGAAAAACCGATGTCACGCTGCTCGCTCTCCATCAGTCGGTCGTATTCGCCGATCGGCGCCGTCAAACGATAGGAGTCCTGCCCTTCCGTACGCGCCGAGCGCTGCCAGTAGACGGTCGCAGCCGCGCTGTCGATTAGGCTGTCATCGCCCACGGATTCGAACTCGTAGTCCAGAGAGACGCGATCGCGATCCTTTTCCTGGACCAGATCATAATCCCCGGCACGGTATGTTGTACCGTATGTACTGGAGGACATGTAGTCCTTACGGGAATTGTAGCCGTAGTGCTCAGCCGTCAGGCCGATACGGTGACCGCCCTCCAGATCCTGACGGATCTTGAAGAGGAAATTGCGCTGATTGTAATCCAACGGATCGGCTTCGGTCCGCGTGCTGCGCGTGCCACCGACATCGCCCTTTGTCTCGGTTTCCTGGCCCTTCTTGTAGGACGACTGAAACATCACCGATGTGTTCTCGATCTTTTTGGCAATGGCGCCCGAGGCGGTGAAAGATTTGTCGGAACCGTCGTAACCCAATTTGCCGATGCCACCGAACGTCGCACCATCCGCCAGCAGATCGTCCGGTTCAAGCGTGTTCAACAGGAGCGCGCCGCCCAGCGCGCCTGATCCGGCACGACTGGAGTCGGCGCTGTGCAAGACATCAACGGAGGACAGGGAGTTGAAGTCATAGGTATCGGCGCCGCCGCCGTAATTGTAGACCGTGTCGAAGAAATACGGCACCGGGATCCCGTCGATCGTCGTCAGAACCCGATCGGCCTCGAGGCCACGAATGTTTACGCTCTTCGACTGTCGGACATAGGTAACGCTCGGTTCGACTGTGTTGCCGAGATCGTCGACATCATCAACCTGCTTCTTTTGCAGCGTTTTGGAATCCGTTGTTGTCGACACGGGGGTATCCGCCACGGAACCGGCCGGCACGCGTTTGCCTTTCACCACGATCGTCTGCAACTGCGTCTCGTCGGCATCGGACGTCGTGGTCGATGGCGTTGCGCTGTCCTGAGCATGGGCCGGATGGATGGCGGAGACCGCCACGAGGGCGGTGCAGGCGAGCAGAAGAGGTCTGGCGGACCGGGAGCGCATGCGAATGTCCTTTCGATGGCCAGAAAGATGCGATCCCGAACCCGAAAGACGGGCGCAGGCTGGCCAAATGTGTTTGCGTCAAAACCGGGGCGAGGCCGAAACCTTCGCCTTAATCACGCCGTATAAAACATGATTATCTGAGTCAACATATAAAACATGATTCTTTTAATCATGAATTGTGATCACCGTCACCGTGGCGGAAATATCACAAATCGCCGATCAGTTCTGAGGGCGGGATGAGCCGGGGTCAGAACAGGCCCTCGATCGCGCCATCCCCGTTCAGCCGGATCCTTTCCGACGAGGGCACGCGTGGCAGGCCGGGCATGGTCATGATCTCCCCGGTGATCGCGACCACGAAGCCCGCGCCGGCAGAGAGCCTGACCTCGCGCACATGCACCGTATGCCCCTCGGGCGCACCGCGGAGCGTCGGATCGGTTGAAAAGGAATATTGCGTCTTTGCCATGCAGACAGGGAGGGAGCCATAGCCCTGCCGCTCCCAATCCGAGAGCTGATCGCGCACGGATTTGTCGGCGGTCACCTCGCCCGCGCGGTAGATCTCTGCGGCGATCCGCTCGATCTTGGAGAAGAGCGGCAGCGCATCCGGATAAAGCGGATGGAACTGCGAGGGCTGCTCGGCGATCTTCACGACCGCTTCCGCGAGCGCCGTGATCCCGGCCGAACCGTCCGCCCAGTGCCGGCAGAGGATGGCCTCGGCCCCGAGCCCCCTCGCCACCGCCTTGACGGCGGCGATTTCCGCTTCGGTGTCGGTGGTGAAATGGTTGATCGCGACGACCGCCGGCACGCCGAACTTGGCGAGGTTTTCCAGATGCCGGGCGAGATTGACAGCCCCGCGCTCGACGGCGGCCACGTCTTCCCGGCCGAGATCCTCCTTGACCACGCCGCCATTCATCTTCAGCGCCCGGACCGTCGCGACGATGACCACGGCCGAGGGTCTGAGCCCCGCCTTGCGGCATTTGATGTCGAAGAACTTTTCCGCCCCGAGATCGGCGCCGAAGCCGGCTTCGGTCACCACATAATCGCCGAGCTTCAGCGCCGTCTTCGTCGCCACGACCGAATTGCAGCCATGGGCGATATTGGCGAAAGGCCCGCCATGCACCAGCGCCGGATTGTTTTCGAGCGTCTGCACGAGGTTCGGCTGCAGCGCCTCCTTCAAGAGGACGGCCATCGCGCCGTCGGCCTTCAGATCACGCGCGAAGACCGGGCTCTTGTCGCGACGATAGCCGATGATGATCGCACCCAGCCGGCGTTCCAGATCGTCGAGATCGGTGGCGAGGCAGAGGATCGCCATGACTTCCGAGGCGACGGTGATATCGAAGCCCGCCTCACGCGGGAAACCGTTGGAAGCGCCACCGAGCGATGTCACGATCTGGCGCAGCGCCCGGTCGTTCATGTCCATCACCCGCCGCCAGGTGATGCGGCGCGTATCGATCGCGAGCTCGTTGCCCCAGTAGATGTGATTGTCGATCAGCGCCGAAAGCAGATTGTGGGCCGAGGTGATCGCGTGAAAATCGCCGGTGAAATGGAGGTTGATATCCTCCATCGGCACGACCTGCGCATAACCGCCACCGGCCGCCCCGCCCTTGACCCCGAAACAGGGGCCGAGCGAGGGCTCGCGGATGCAGATGACGGCCTTCTTCCCGATCCGGTTCAGGCCATCGCCGAGCCCGACGGTCGTCGTCGTTTTGCCCTCGCCCGCCGGTGTCGGATTGATCGCGGTCACCAGGATCAGCTTGCCGTCCGGCCGGTCGGCGAGCCCCTTGATGAAGGAGGCGGAGATCTTCGCCTTGTCGTGGCCATAAGGGATCAGGCTTTCGGAGGGAATGCCGAGCTTGCAACCGATCTCCTGGATCGGCCGCTTGGAAGCCGCGCGGGCGATGTCAATATCCGATGCCACTGTCATGCTGTCCCCCCTTTGTTTCATCGCTGTTTTGCAGCGGAGGATCGGCCGCCAAGACGATGCTGGCAAGGCGTCGGCCGGACTTTTTTCGACGATGCGCCACAGCGGCCGGCCCTGGCCGGGAAAGACGCCGCGACACCTCTTGTCGCCGCCCGCGGCCGTGTATTATGTGCAGTGCAAACATGCCGCCGAAGGAGAAGCCGATGAAATCGCTGGAACTGCTCATCGAAAAAATCATCCTGTCGAGCCGTTGGATCCTGGTCGCCTTCTATCTCGGCCTGGTCGCGGCGCTCGCCGTCTACGCGGTCGCCTTCGGCTACAAATTCCTGAAGGTCGCGCAAAACGTCTTCGTCTATGAAGACTTCCAGATGATCCTGGCCATGCTGGGCCTGATCGACGCCGCGCTGGTGGCGAGCCTGATCGTCATGGTGATGATCTCCGGCTACGAAAACTTCGTCAGCCGTTTCGACGAAGCCGACGACCAGGTGTCCTTCCTCGGCAAGCTCGACGCCGGCAGCCTCAAGATCAAGGTCGCCTCCTCGATCGTCGCGATCTCCTCGATCCATCTCTTGCAGGTCTTCCTCAACGCCAACCAGTACACCTCCGACAAGCTGATGTGGCTGACCCTCATCCACCTCGCCTTCGTCGTTTCGGCGGTGATGCTGGGCTATCTGGAGGTGATGATGAACGGCAAGAAGAAGGGTGGAGACGCGGACAAGATTTGAGGGGATGCACCCTCCCCTCGAGGGGGAGGGTCGGAGCGCAGCTCCGGGGTGGGGTGATGGCTGGGACGCCAGCGCCGGATCACAAGCCTCGCACTCGTGAAGGTTCACCCCCACCCGCCGCTTCGCGGCGACCTCCCCCCTCGAGGGGGAGGTGGGTATTTCACCCCTCCCCGATCGCAATCAGGCTGGCATTGCCGCCGGCGGCGGCCGTGTTGACCGAGATCACCTGCTCCAGTGCAAATCGGCTGAGGTAAGCCGGGCCGCCCGCCTTGAAGCCGGTGCCGGACATGCCGGAGCCACCGAAGGGCTGGGTGCCGACGACCGCGCCGATCATGTTGCGGTTGACATAGATATTGCCGGTATCGAGCGCCTCGGTGACGGTGCGGATCGTCGCTTCGATGCGGCTGTGGACGCCGAGTGTGAGGCCATACCCCGTTGCGTCGATCGAACCGATCACCTTGTCGAGTTCCTTGGCCTTCCAGCGCACGACATGCAGAACCGGGCCAAAGATTTCCTTGGTCAGCGCCTCGGGACGATTGAGTTCGATGATATGCGGGGCGAAGAAATTGCCGGTCGCGGGCACCTGGCCCGCATAACGCACCTTCTGGGTCCGCTTCATCTCGGCGACATGACCTTCGAGCATCGCCTTCTGCTTCTCATCGATGACGGGGCCGATATCGGTGGTGATCTCGAGCGGATTGCCGAGATTGAGTTCGCGGGCGGCACCCTCGATCATCTCGAGCATGCCGTCGGCAATGTCTTCCTGCAGATAAAGAATGCGGAGCGCCGAGCAGCGCTGGCCGGCCGAGCGGAAGGCGGACATGACGACATCGTCGGCCACCTGTTCGGCAAGCGCGGTGGCATCGACGATCATCGCATTCATGCCGCCGGTTTCTGCAATCAGCGGCACGATCGGGCCGTTCTTGGCGGCGAGCGTGCGGTTGATGGCCTGGGCCGTCGCGGTCGAGCCGGTGAAGGCGATACCGGCGAGCTGCGGATGGGCGGCGATCGCCGCACCGACATCGCCGGCGCCCGGCAGCAGCATCAGCACATCTTCGGGCACGCCCGCCTTGTGGAAGAGCTTCACCGCTTCAAAGGCAATCAGCGGGGTTTGGGGTGCTGGCTTGGCGACAACCGCATTTCCGGCGACGAGTGCCGCCGAGACCTGGCCGAGGAAGATCGCCAGCGGAAAGTTCCACGGCGAGATGCAGGCAAAGACGCCGCGACCGCGCCAAGAGAGACGGTTGAGCTCACCGGTCGGGCCGGGCATGACTTCGGCTTCACTGAACTGCTTGCGGGCCTGGTTGGCATAATAGCGGCAGAAGTCGACAGCCTCCCGGATTTCGGCCACGCCGTCATCCAGCGTCTTGCCGGCTTCCAGCGCGAGCAGGGTCAGGAGACGGTCGCGATCGGCCTCAAGGAGGTCGGCCAGCTTGTCGAGGGTTGCTGCGCGCTCCTCGACGGAAACGCGTGACCAGCGGGCAAAGCCCTTGCGGCCGGCAGCAAAGGCGCGATCAACATCGGCGGGCGTGGCGTTGCGCACGGTTCCGACCTTCTTGCTGCGATCGGCGGGCGACAGAACCGCGTCCTCGGCGGTGGCGCCGGTTGCACCCGGCACCAGCGGCCGAGCCGCGATCTCCGAGAGGGGAACGGAGATGCGTGCCATCAGCCGTTCCAGATTGTCACGATATCCGAATTCGAAGCCGGCGCTGTTCTTGCGATCGCCATAGAGGCCAAGCGGCATCGGGATCTGGCTGTGGCGGGCGCTCTGGCCATTGCCAAGCCCGAGCTTTTCGGTCGGCCGCTCCAGAAGTGCCGTGACCGGAATGTTCTTGTCTCCGGCAACGGCGACGAAGGAGGAGTTCGCGCCGTTTTCGAGCAGACGGCGAACGAGATAGGCGAGCAGATCGCGATAGCCACCGACCGGTGCATAGATGCGGCAGGCGATCCGGTCATTGCCCGACAGCAGCGTGTCGTAGAGGGCCTCGCCCATGCCATGCAGGCGCTGGAATTCGAAACCGGAGCGATCGGCACCGGCAAGCTCGATGATGGTCGAGACGGTCAGCGCATTGTGGGTGGCGAACTGCGGGAAGATGCGTGCGCGCTTTTCCATGAGCTTGGCCGCACAATGCAGATAGGAAAGGTCGGTCGCCGGCTTGCGGGTCCAGACCGGGTAGTCGTCGAGACCACGCTCCTGGGCGCGCTTCACTTCCGTGTCCCAATAGGCGCCCTTGACGAGGCGCACCATCATCCGGCGACCATATTGCTGGCAGAGGCTGTCGATATAGTCGATCACCTGCGGCGCGCGCTTCTGATAGGCCTGGATGGCCAGACCAAAACCGTCCCAGCCGGCAAGCGACGGATCGGCAAAGACGGCCGCGATCACGTCGAGGGAGAGTTCGAGACGGTCGGCCTCTTCGGCATCGACGGTGAAATTGAGCTGATGCGCCTTGGCCATCTGCGCGAGCTTCAGGAGATCCGGCACAAGTTCGCGCATCACCCGATCACGATGGGTCGCGAGATAACGCGGATGCAGCGCCGAGAGCTTGACCGAGATGCCCATGCGGTTCGGCAGTTGCTGGCTCTTGCCATGTTTGGCCATATGCGCGCCGATCGCCTCGATGGCCATGGCGTAGGACTGGAAGTAGCGCTTTGCGTCTTCGGCCGTGCGGGCCCCCTCGCCGAGCATGTCGAAGGAATGGCGATAGCCGCGCTCCTCGCTCTTGGCAGCGCGCGACAGCGCATCCTTGATGGTTTCGCCGAGCACGAAATGATGGCCGAGGAAGCGCATCGCCTGCTTGGTGGCGGAGCGCACGGTGGGCAGGCCGAGCCGCTTGACGAGGCCGCGCATGACACCCTCGGGCGTCTCGCCCGGGCGGATGACGCGGGCCGACAGGCCGAGGGCCCAGGCAGAGGCCGAGACGAACCAGCTGTCGCCATGCGCCTCGTGTTCGCTCCAGCCCCCCTCTTTCAGCTTGTCCTCGATCAGCCGATCCTGGGTGAGCGCATCCGGCACGCGCAAGAGCGCCTCGGCGAGCACCATCAGCGCCAGACCTTCGCGCGTGGACAGGCCATATTCGCGCAGAAAATCCTCAACACCGCCGACCGAGCCGGAATTGTTGCGGATCGCCTCGATATAGGTCGTTGCGCGGCGGTCGATGGCGCTATTCTGGCTCGCCGAGAGCGACAGACGCGATGCAAAGTGGCGAATGAGCTGGTCATCGTCGCCGGCATAGGGGGCTTCGAAACGCGGGAAATCTGTCGTGGCTGGCTTGATCATTGTCACCTCCGTGGTATGCGCAACATATCTTTAGTTTTGCAGGATTTCCCGCTATTCTTCAGTCAAATTTCCGCAACAAACACTACCAAGATGGAGTTTCGTAGAGAGATGAGCAAGGAAATCGATCGTCTTGATCGCAAGATTCTCCGCGCGCTTCAGACCGAGGGACGCCTGACCAATATCGAGCTTGCCGAGCGAGTAAATCTGTCCCCGACGGCGACCGCTGAACGGGTGCGGCGATTGACGCGGGAGGGCTATATTACCGGCTACGCCGCGATCCTGTCGCCACAGAAGCTCGGCCGCAACCTGTTGGTCTTCATAGAGGTGAAACTGGATCGGACGACGGCGGACGTTTTCGACACGTTCGCGGCGGCGGTCAAACGCTCGGACGACGTGATGGAATGCCATATGGTGGCCGGCGGCTTCGACTATCTGGTCAAGGCGCGAGTCGCAGGCATGGATGCCTATCGGCAATTCCTGTCAGAGGTGATTCTGCCGCTTCCTGGAGTCCGCGAGACCCATACCTATGCAGTGATGGAGGAGGTAAAGGCGGGCTCTGCCCTGCCGGTATGAATATGGAGGTAACGGGCACCTGCTATTTTGAGTGGCACCGCTCAGGAATTAGTCATATTAATGGTGGTCAGGGCCGAAAAAGCGCTAGCTTTTCGTTCTGACTGATATAATTGTTCAAACTTACAGTTAGTTCTCAACTTTCGAAACAAGAAAAATGCTGCCACAACGACAGACGCTCTTGAGCCAGGAAATCGGGAGCTGCCAAAGCCGTGCGGATCTGTTGGAATGCTGGAAGCAGGCGGCGCGCGGATACGGTCTCGAGCATGTGACCCTAGCCACGGCCCCGACGGCTCAGGACAAGATTTTCGGGCCGCTGGTGCGCGAAACCACGCTTCCCGTCGACTACTGCCGCGAATTCGACCGTCAGGGTTTCCTGCGCTACTGCCCGACGGTGCCGCATATCACCCGCACGATCATGCACGCCACCTGGTGGCTGGGTCCCGATGGCCACAGCCCGGATTTCGAGTGCCCTTTGCCGCTCGCCGAGCTGATGCGCAAGCACGACCTGCTCTCCGGCATTCTGTTTTCGCTGACCGCCATCGACGGGACCCGCTACGTGGTCCGCTACGACGGCAGCCGGACACCCCTGCCGCAGCAGGACATCAATGAATTGTCCATGCTGACGACCCAGGCCTTCGACGTGTTCGACCGGCTGCGCCGCACGACCAGCAACGTCAATGTTCTGTCAGCGCGCGAACTGGAAGTGCTGCGCTGGACCGCGCAGGGCAAGACCTCGCTGGAGATCGGCCAGATCCTGTCGCTCTCCGACCACACGGTAAACGCCTATATGACCAATGCCATCCGCAAGCTCGATTGCGTCAACCGCACCCAGCTGGTCGCCAAGGCCATCCGGATGAAGATCATCAGCTGACCGTGCCAAGCCTTTGAAAAGCAAAAGGCCCGATCTAGCCGATCGGGCCTTTTGCTTTGAAGAGGAACCTGCCATCAACGATCGAGAATTGCCCGGATCTCTACCATGTTGGAGCGTACCCGCAGCGTGTAGAAGCCCATGGTGGTCAGATGGGTTGGCATGATCCAGCCATCTTCGCTGCCATTCGAGATGATCGCCGGCTGGATCTTCAGGGCACCCTGCAACTGACGATCCATCTCGGCCCAGATGGCAGTGAGGTTGCGCTCACGGATCACATCGCCGAAATCGGCATGGGCAGCTTTCAAGAGCGCATATTGTGCATAGAGCTGGCCGAAGGCGAACCAGTAGCGGTCGTCGGCGCGGGTATCGAACCAGCCAGCATTGAACTCCTCCGAGCGGCGGCGAAGAATGTCAGAGGTATTGCCGAGATCACTTGCCATGCCGTCGAGAAGCTGTAGCAGGTTATCGGCCCGGCTGTCGAAGACGGCATCGCAACTGGCAAGTGACGTGTTGAAGCGGTTCCAGCTGTCCACGGCTGCGCGATAATAGCTCGGGGTGGGCGTCTTGAAGCCGAAGGGATCGACGCCGAAATACCAGGTGCCTTCGTCAAACTGGATATTGCCGCGCGCATTCTGCAGATCGTTGTTGATGCCGGATGTTCCGCGAACGCGGCCAAGGTTGTCGGCAAGCTGGATGGCGGTGCGCCGCACCACCTGATTCACGCCGCGCTGGAAAGAGGCCTTGTTGTCGAAGAAGGGCGTGTTGTCCCAATCGATGCCGAAGAAGCCGAGCTTGTAGAGAAGCGTCGACGATATCCAGGTGTTCTGGTTGACATTCTGATCGGTGAGAGCGGCGGCGAGCGTGACGATGGCCGAATCCTGGCAACGATTGGCCTGGTCCGGGATTGCCGCACCCGCAGGTACCGTTCGCGTGTCGAGCTTGTAGCTCGTCACGAAAGCCGGGTCGAAGCCGTTCCAGATCTGGGTGCGATAGAAGAACTGGCCATAGGCGAGGATCAGCAGCACGAGGATGCCGAGGATCGGTCCCTTGATGATCCATGTACGGTCGCGGTACCAGCCATGGGCGGCGAGAAACGGCCAGAGCAGCCAGGCAACCACCAACCCGACGCCGCGGCCGATCGCTGCAAAGACGCGCTGGAAGAACGCGATGATCGGATCAAGCATGGTCATCTCCTATGCCGTAGAGGCGTCTGCGAAACTGGGCCTTGTCCTGCAGATAGGTCTGCGTCAGGCGGGATACAACATAATCGCCATAAGGCGAAGGATAGGACTGGTAGTCGCGGTAGAAACCCTGCTTGTCGAAGACGAAGCGGGAGACGAAGTCTTCGGGCGTCAGATGCGCAATCAGCCGGTTGGTCAGCCACTGGTCGGCATGCCCCGGCTGGGCACGGACAAGCCAGTGGCGAAGCCTCGGATCGAAATCGGCAAGGCTGAGCGTGCCGGACCGCGCCAGCATCCGCATCGCCTCCTGCAGGAAAGGATAGACGCCGTGTTCGGCAATCGCCCGCCCATGGGTGTGCTGGAACGTCTGCTGCCAGACCACGTCCACCCGCGACAGATCCGGCAGTGGCAGCTGGGCCGCAGCAACCGACAGCAGCACCATCTCCGCCCGGTGCGCGAGCAGGCCCGAGGCCTCTACCCAGCTTGCCCGCGGCAGCTCGAT from Rhizobium glycinendophyticum includes:
- a CDS encoding TonB-dependent hemoglobin/transferrin/lactoferrin family receptor — its product is MRSRSARPLLLACTALVAVSAIHPAHAQDSATPSTTTSDADETQLQTIVVKGKRVPAGSVADTPVSTTTDSKTLQKKQVDDVDDLGNTVEPSVTYVRQSKSVNIRGLEADRVLTTIDGIPVPYFFDTVYNYGGGADTYDFNSLSSVDVLHSADSSRAGSGALGGALLLNTLEPDDLLADGATFGGIGKLGYDGSDKSFTASGAIAKKIENTSVMFQSSYKKGQETETKGDVGGTRSTRTEADPLDYNQRNFLFKIRQDLEGGHRIGLTAEHYGYNSRKDYMSSSTYGTTYRAGDYDLVQEKDRDRVSLDYEFESVGDDSLIDSAAATVYWQRSARTEGQDSYRLTAPIGEYDRLMESEQRDIGFSGYANSDFATGSLNHQLTFGADFRFTQSSYYLSGVDSCSVTWVPGCAYYHTNQSYSPDVNSYRFGAYAEDKITLGNSAVSVTPGLRFDWYKEDPQSTDTFEGDMPEGQSGTRFSPKLRAAWQVKPDIELYAQFVTAFKAPNAYQLYVDYDNAPLYRSIGNPDLKPETSWGFDVGANLGEDDFGGRVSAFSTRYNNFIDTSDIIATSGYALGTYQFINRDNVRISGVELEAHKTFANGFNLHGSLAYARGTDLDSDELLASVPPLKAIVGFGYEQEAWGTDVSLVAASAVPDDSAALTKPDGYGVVNLTGWWEPEQFKGLRVQAGVYNLFDKKYFDALEVKNVSNASDIYSEAGRYFKVAISQKF
- a CDS encoding LuxR family transcriptional regulator, giving the protein MLPQRQTLLSQEIGSCQSRADLLECWKQAARGYGLEHVTLATAPTAQDKIFGPLVRETTLPVDYCREFDRQGFLRYCPTVPHITRTIMHATWWLGPDGHSPDFECPLPLAELMRKHDLLSGILFSLTAIDGTRYVVRYDGSRTPLPQQDINELSMLTTQAFDVFDRLRRTTSNVNVLSARELEVLRWTAQGKTSLEIGQILSLSDHTVNAYMTNAIRKLDCVNRTQLVAKAIRMKIIS
- a CDS encoding Lrp/AsnC ligand binding domain-containing protein, translated to MSKEIDRLDRKILRALQTEGRLTNIELAERVNLSPTATAERVRRLTREGYITGYAAILSPQKLGRNLLVFIEVKLDRTTADVFDTFAAAVKRSDDVMECHMVAGGFDYLVKARVAGMDAYRQFLSEVILPLPGVRETHTYAVMEEVKAGSALPV
- a CDS encoding TIGR00645 family protein; translation: MKSLELLIEKIILSSRWILVAFYLGLVAALAVYAVAFGYKFLKVAQNVFVYEDFQMILAMLGLIDAALVASLIVMVMISGYENFVSRFDEADDQVSFLGKLDAGSLKIKVASSIVAISSIHLLQVFLNANQYTSDKLMWLTLIHLAFVVSAVMLGYLEVMMNGKKKGGDADKI
- a CDS encoding extensin family protein, yielding MRHATGLMLIWLAATGVTLPEIGPPAPPKPAQSVTQDEAAAPAEEKGAADSSQTPPTPPLPSGTPPTPSPDPRDTPDATSAPSEVPAGKPEAPEAPVDAEKAGQPKTGPSKPDDGAAPTTEGKQEQADKPEPTAPPPPPDPAPVSEKPEELAMCLRDLKAIGADFTEDAMIDDETGCGIAHPVTVRRILPSVTLEPEATIRCETALSLARMTRDMLIPAAARAFPDRPALSGISQASGYVCRNRNSAETGKISEHAHGNAIDIAALRFSKESVPLMIAKQDDGTAEAAFQRALNAIACLYFTTVLSPGSDAAHQDHLHLDVIERKSGFRYCR
- a CDS encoding formate--tetrahydrofolate ligase is translated as MTVASDIDIARAASKRPIQEIGCKLGIPSESLIPYGHDKAKISASFIKGLADRPDGKLILVTAINPTPAGEGKTTTTVGLGDGLNRIGKKAVICIREPSLGPCFGVKGGAAGGGYAQVVPMEDINLHFTGDFHAITSAHNLLSALIDNHIYWGNELAIDTRRITWRRVMDMNDRALRQIVTSLGGASNGFPREAGFDITVASEVMAILCLATDLDDLERRLGAIIIGYRRDKSPVFARDLKADGAMAVLLKEALQPNLVQTLENNPALVHGGPFANIAHGCNSVVATKTALKLGDYVVTEAGFGADLGAEKFFDIKCRKAGLRPSAVVIVATVRALKMNGGVVKEDLGREDVAAVERGAVNLARHLENLAKFGVPAVVAINHFTTDTEAEIAAVKAVARGLGAEAILCRHWADGSAGITALAEAVVKIAEQPSQFHPLYPDALPLFSKIERIAAEIYRAGEVTADKSVRDQLSDWERQGYGSLPVCMAKTQYSFSTDPTLRGAPEGHTVHVREVRLSAGAGFVVAITGEIMTMPGLPRVPSSERIRLNGDGAIEGLF
- a CDS encoding DUF2333 family protein; the encoded protein is MLDPIIAFFQRVFAAIGRGVGLVVAWLLWPFLAAHGWYRDRTWIIKGPILGILVLLILAYGQFFYRTQIWNGFDPAFVTSYKLDTRTVPAGAAIPDQANRCQDSAIVTLAAALTDQNVNQNTWISSTLLYKLGFFGIDWDNTPFFDNKASFQRGVNQVVRRTAIQLADNLGRVRGTSGINNDLQNARGNIQFDEGTWYFGVDPFGFKTPTPSYYRAAVDSWNRFNTSLASCDAVFDSRADNLLQLLDGMASDLGNTSDILRRRSEEFNAGWFDTRADDRYWFAFGQLYAQYALLKAAHADFGDVIRERNLTAIWAEMDRQLQGALKIQPAIISNGSEDGWIMPTHLTTMGFYTLRVRSNMVEIRAILDR
- the putA gene encoding bifunctional proline dehydrogenase/L-glutamate gamma-semialdehyde dehydrogenase PutA → MIKPATTDFPRFEAPYAGDDDQLIRHFASRLSLSASQNSAIDRRATTYIEAIRNNSGSVGGVEDFLREYGLSTREGLALMVLAEALLRVPDALTQDRLIEDKLKEGGWSEHEAHGDSWFVSASAWALGLSARVIRPGETPEGVMRGLVKRLGLPTVRSATKQAMRFLGHHFVLGETIKDALSRAAKSEERGYRHSFDMLGEGARTAEDAKRYFQSYAMAIEAIGAHMAKHGKSQQLPNRMGISVKLSALHPRYLATHRDRVMRELVPDLLKLAQMAKAHQLNFTVDAEEADRLELSLDVIAAVFADPSLAGWDGFGLAIQAYQKRAPQVIDYIDSLCQQYGRRMMVRLVKGAYWDTEVKRAQERGLDDYPVWTRKPATDLSYLHCAAKLMEKRARIFPQFATHNALTVSTIIELAGADRSGFEFQRLHGMGEALYDTLLSGNDRIACRIYAPVGGYRDLLAYLVRRLLENGANSSFVAVAGDKNIPVTALLERPTEKLGLGNGQSARHSQIPMPLGLYGDRKNSAGFEFGYRDNLERLMARISVPLSEIAARPLVPGATGATAEDAVLSPADRSKKVGTVRNATPADVDRAFAAGRKGFARWSRVSVEERAATLDKLADLLEADRDRLLTLLALEAGKTLDDGVAEIREAVDFCRYYANQARKQFSEAEVMPGPTGELNRLSWRGRGVFACISPWNFPLAIFLGQVSAALVAGNAVVAKPAPQTPLIAFEAVKLFHKAGVPEDVLMLLPGAGDVGAAIAAHPQLAGIAFTGSTATAQAINRTLAAKNGPIVPLIAETGGMNAMIVDATALAEQVADDVVMSAFRSAGQRCSALRILYLQEDIADGMLEMIEGAARELNLGNPLEITTDIGPVIDEKQKAMLEGHVAEMKRTQKVRYAGQVPATGNFFAPHIIELNRPEALTKEIFGPVLHVVRWKAKELDKVIGSIDATGYGLTLGVHSRIEATIRTVTEALDTGNIYVNRNMIGAVVGTQPFGGSGMSGTGFKAGGPAYLSRFALEQVISVNTAAAGGNASLIAIGEG